The proteins below are encoded in one region of Parvicella tangerina:
- a CDS encoding tetratricopeptide repeat protein, which translates to MKYLSLSLIVIQLVGLTMLAQEPCNGRLTEIKKYLASAPDSVLQLAQDIIDEDNSATCKAAAYNVQLISRIYAGKYSEGDSIAELGKEYAKSVGEDSIYGRLLAMHGMNADYKGDVEQAYFYYSKAGEVFKALDDTLNYGDAFNNIGLLYYYLNDLDSAEHYLKQAAFWFESETEDMYNRSYFLSSVYFNLANISFKNGFYNLANDRFFETLHYGEEMQNEDLQLNALANIAGVYIELEDYNLALQYINKALDLTQDAPPSKQAIVLYKKGVILDYLEKDEEALEVFTKSKDLYNSSQQWNEALMVENSIGGVLIQKGEYQKGIDLCKSLLNKKLEYGDTLGYYVICNNIALGYQGLGLYDQAAGYCEIVDNGVEPWDDFGLYLQNKKLYSEVSSAQGNSNKAYELLKEYSSSKDSSFTSDLITHQAEMDAIYELKDKEKKVAVLKKEKAVQEASLKAEKAETEKQKAIVQNQNRQKWYLFIGLALVSVFGVFMYNRFQVTRKQKLVIDQQKSEVERQKGHIEEQHKELEETHKEISDSIKYAERLQLAILPSLDDLKEKLRNSFVYFQPKDVVSGDFYWMQEYGDAILFAAADCTGHGVPGAMVSVVCSNALNRSVIEFGLKEPNKILNKTREIVIETFARSGQGIKDGMDIALCSLAGNKLKYCGANNPLWVMRKTEHLTTEQKEHRSTVVQDDVAIIEFKGNKQPVGLYEGMTDFNQTEVDLFSEDVLFIFTDGFADQFGGERNKKLMYKPFKRLLIDIRTLEMESQKEKLSTFFKEWRGDNEQVDDVCVIGVKA; encoded by the coding sequence ATGAAATATTTATCCCTGTCTTTAATTGTTATTCAACTGGTTGGTTTAACAATGCTTGCCCAAGAACCCTGTAATGGAAGACTAACTGAAATAAAAAAATATTTAGCTTCAGCACCCGACTCTGTTTTGCAGCTCGCTCAGGATATAATTGATGAGGACAACTCAGCTACCTGTAAAGCAGCTGCTTATAATGTCCAGCTTATTTCAAGAATATATGCTGGTAAATACTCCGAAGGTGATTCTATTGCCGAACTAGGAAAAGAATACGCCAAATCCGTTGGAGAAGATAGTATTTATGGTCGTTTATTAGCAATGCATGGTATGAATGCAGACTACAAAGGCGATGTAGAACAGGCATATTTTTACTACTCTAAAGCGGGCGAGGTTTTTAAAGCTCTAGATGATACACTTAACTATGGAGATGCGTTTAACAATATTGGGCTCTTGTACTATTACTTAAATGACTTAGATAGTGCAGAACACTACTTAAAGCAGGCTGCATTCTGGTTTGAATCCGAAACGGAGGACATGTACAACAGGTCATATTTTTTAAGCTCAGTATATTTTAATCTAGCCAATATTTCTTTTAAAAATGGGTTTTACAACCTAGCTAACGATCGTTTTTTTGAAACCTTACATTACGGAGAGGAAATGCAAAATGAAGATCTACAGTTAAATGCATTAGCTAATATTGCAGGTGTTTATATTGAACTAGAAGACTATAACCTTGCGCTGCAGTACATTAATAAAGCGCTTGATTTGACGCAAGATGCACCCCCCAGTAAGCAGGCCATTGTTTTGTATAAAAAAGGAGTAATACTGGATTATTTGGAAAAAGATGAAGAGGCGTTAGAGGTATTTACAAAGTCGAAAGATCTTTACAACTCCTCTCAACAATGGAATGAGGCACTAATGGTTGAGAACTCAATAGGAGGTGTGCTGATTCAGAAAGGAGAATATCAAAAAGGAATAGACCTGTGTAAAAGCTTATTAAACAAAAAACTCGAGTATGGCGATACTCTTGGATATTATGTGATCTGTAATAATATAGCTCTAGGGTATCAAGGTCTGGGACTCTACGATCAGGCTGCTGGATATTGCGAAATTGTGGATAACGGTGTTGAACCTTGGGATGACTTTGGGTTGTATCTTCAAAACAAAAAGCTGTATAGCGAGGTCAGTAGCGCTCAGGGTAACTCAAATAAAGCCTATGAGCTCTTAAAAGAATACAGCTCTTCTAAAGACTCTTCATTTACTTCTGATCTCATTACGCATCAAGCAGAAATGGATGCTATTTATGAATTGAAGGATAAAGAGAAAAAGGTAGCAGTTCTTAAAAAAGAAAAGGCGGTCCAAGAAGCGTCATTAAAAGCCGAAAAGGCAGAGACAGAAAAACAAAAGGCAATAGTACAGAATCAGAATAGACAAAAATGGTATTTGTTTATTGGGCTCGCACTGGTATCTGTTTTTGGAGTTTTCATGTACAACAGGTTTCAGGTTACCCGAAAGCAGAAGCTGGTTATTGACCAGCAGAAGTCTGAGGTTGAGCGGCAGAAAGGTCATATTGAAGAGCAGCACAAGGAACTTGAAGAAACGCACAAGGAGATCAGTGATAGTATAAAGTATGCAGAACGCCTGCAGTTGGCGATTTTACCTTCACTAGATGATTTAAAAGAAAAGCTCAGGAACAGTTTTGTCTACTTTCAGCCTAAAGATGTTGTTTCGGGAGACTTTTATTGGATGCAGGAATATGGAGATGCAATTCTATTTGCTGCTGCTGATTGTACAGGCCATGGAGTTCCCGGAGCAATGGTAAGCGTGGTGTGTTCCAATGCGCTTAATAGGAGTGTTATCGAGTTCGGATTAAAGGAGCCTAATAAAATCTTAAACAAAACAAGAGAAATTGTTATTGAAACCTTCGCACGAAGCGGACAAGGCATTAAGGATGGAATGGATATAGCTCTGTGCTCACTAGCAGGAAACAAACTAAAATACTGCGGTGCAAACAACCCGCTCTGGGTAATGCGAAAGACAGAGCACTTGACAACGGAGCAAAAAGAGCATAGAAGCACAGTTGTTCAAGATGATGTGGCGATCATTGAGTTTAAAGGAAACAAACAGCCTGTCGGACTATACGAAGGGATGACTGACTTTAATCAAACAGAGGTAGATCTCTTTTCAGAAGATGTTCTTTTTATATTTACAGATGGGTTTGCAGATCAATTTGGAGGAGAGCGTAATAAAAAGCTCATGTATAAACCTTTCAAAAGACTTTTAATAGATATTCGAACACTCGAGATGGAAAGCCAGAAAGAAAAGCTTTCTACTTTCTTCAAAGAATGGAGAGGAGATAATGAACAGGTGGATGACGTATGTGTGATAGGAGTTAAGGCTTAA
- the hutH gene encoding histidine ammonia-lyase → MERVKITIANLGIDELAKIISSNAEVFLDDETKEKINKCRSYLDQKIESGEEVFYGINTGFGSLCNTVISKDQLSQLQENLVKSHACGMGNEVPSEIVKIMLLLKIQGLSYGHSGVALETVQRLIDFYNHNIIPVVYQEGSLGASGDLAPLAHMSLPLLGLGEVYYEGQKKKASEVLATKNWSPLKLKSKEGLALLNGTQFMSAHGCWALIKAKKLSDLSDVIGALSLEAFDGRKEPFTSQVHEVRGHSGQIATAERLRELLAGSQLIDQPKVNVQDPYSFRCMPQVHGASKDVIANAEEVYTREINAVTDNPTIFPDDDMIVSAGNFHGQPLALQADFLSIALAELGSMSERRVYKLIGGTRELPSFLVAKSGINSGFMIAQYAIASVVSKNKTLCTPASVDTIDSSQGQEDHVSMGANAVVKLCEVVTNLEKILGVELLTACQALDFRGAEKTSPKLKKIYNDFRNEVSFIDEDIYMHEAMEKAISFVKSYKL, encoded by the coding sequence ATGGAGCGGGTGAAAATTACAATTGCCAACCTTGGCATTGATGAATTGGCTAAAATCATATCAAGTAACGCAGAGGTTTTCTTGGATGATGAGACTAAAGAAAAAATAAATAAATGCAGATCTTATCTTGATCAGAAAATTGAAAGCGGAGAAGAGGTCTTTTATGGAATTAACACCGGTTTTGGTTCACTGTGTAATACGGTAATATCAAAAGATCAGCTGAGCCAGTTGCAAGAGAACCTGGTTAAGTCACATGCTTGTGGCATGGGAAATGAAGTTCCATCCGAAATCGTGAAAATAATGTTGTTGCTGAAGATACAAGGACTGTCCTATGGTCATTCCGGAGTAGCCTTGGAGACAGTGCAACGCTTGATTGATTTTTATAACCATAATATTATTCCTGTTGTTTATCAGGAAGGTTCTCTGGGAGCTTCTGGTGATTTGGCACCATTGGCACACATGTCTTTACCTTTGTTAGGTCTTGGAGAAGTTTACTATGAAGGCCAGAAGAAAAAGGCATCAGAAGTTTTGGCAACGAAGAATTGGAGTCCGTTGAAGCTGAAAAGTAAAGAAGGATTGGCTTTGTTGAATGGGACACAGTTTATGAGTGCGCATGGCTGCTGGGCATTGATCAAGGCAAAAAAACTATCAGATTTGTCAGACGTGATCGGAGCTCTCTCTCTGGAAGCCTTTGACGGGAGGAAGGAACCATTTACGTCTCAAGTTCATGAGGTAAGAGGTCATTCTGGGCAAATAGCAACGGCAGAAAGGTTAAGAGAACTATTAGCAGGCAGCCAACTGATTGACCAGCCGAAAGTTAATGTTCAAGATCCTTATTCGTTTAGATGTATGCCGCAGGTTCATGGAGCAAGTAAAGATGTTATTGCCAATGCAGAAGAAGTTTACACCCGAGAAATTAACGCTGTGACGGACAACCCAACCATTTTTCCCGATGATGATATGATTGTTTCAGCAGGGAATTTTCATGGGCAACCACTGGCTCTTCAGGCTGACTTTTTAAGCATTGCTCTGGCAGAGTTGGGCAGCATGAGTGAACGAAGAGTGTATAAACTTATTGGCGGAACTCGTGAACTCCCTTCATTTTTAGTAGCAAAATCAGGAATTAACAGTGGTTTCATGATCGCCCAGTATGCTATTGCTTCCGTAGTAAGCAAGAACAAGACGCTTTGCACGCCTGCTTCAGTTGATACGATTGACTCTTCACAAGGACAGGAAGACCATGTGTCGATGGGAGCCAATGCAGTAGTGAAGTTATGTGAAGTGGTCACAAATCTTGAAAAGATTCTAGGTGTTGAGTTGCTAACAGCTTGTCAAGCGCTTGATTTTAGAGGAGCTGAAAAGACATCTCCGAAGCTTAAAAAGATTTACAATGACTTTAGAAATGAGGTGTCATTTATCGATGAAGACATCTATATGCATGAAGCTATGGAGAAGGCGATATCATTCGTAAAGTCTTATAAACTATAA
- a CDS encoding T9SS type A sorting domain-containing protein → MRYTNLLLLTFLLSIYHNNNAQITISSSDMPQAGDIFIYQNSTDLLTEDFTLTGSAYSWDYSSGTSSQVDSLKIVSVGSTPLAYQLNFNNQFTQPDYYSDYAQKGADLDVMGQVSITERFDYYGINSNSLEIKGFGAKINGVPASVKYDTIDQLYPFPMTDGMATHNSVGYYLASVPNLGTYGQWIRREVVVDGYGSLTTPNATYPNTIRVKTTLLQTDTIYVDQFGFGQTIDRPEETIYEWFTNTEKTPVMRVVVRNSQPTEAKYLLEITSGVETIDHDELAVATTLTSGVYKLVNYNGFKNVQVFNLNGQKVGSYTADQIDLRESPNGVYFAIIEMNNSKHCFKIIK, encoded by the coding sequence ATGAGATACACGAATCTACTTCTTTTAACTTTTCTTTTGTCAATTTATCACAATAACAATGCCCAAATCACCATATCAAGTAGTGATATGCCTCAGGCGGGAGATATTTTTATTTATCAAAACTCAACAGACCTATTAACGGAAGACTTTACATTGACAGGATCAGCATATTCATGGGACTATTCATCGGGAACCTCTTCTCAAGTGGATAGCCTGAAAATTGTTTCGGTAGGAAGTACCCCTTTAGCTTATCAATTGAATTTTAATAATCAGTTTACCCAACCAGATTACTACTCTGATTATGCGCAAAAGGGAGCCGATCTGGATGTTATGGGGCAGGTTAGTATTACAGAGCGTTTTGACTACTATGGTATCAACAGTAATTCTCTGGAAATAAAAGGGTTCGGAGCTAAAATAAATGGAGTACCTGCTTCAGTAAAGTACGACACGATTGACCAACTTTACCCTTTTCCGATGACGGATGGAATGGCGACCCATAATTCTGTTGGTTACTACCTGGCTTCAGTACCTAATTTAGGAACCTATGGTCAGTGGATTAGGAGAGAAGTTGTAGTAGATGGCTATGGATCACTTACAACACCCAACGCTACCTACCCTAATACAATTAGAGTCAAAACAACACTACTTCAAACGGATACGATATATGTGGATCAATTTGGGTTCGGACAAACCATTGATCGACCAGAGGAAACCATATATGAATGGTTTACCAATACGGAGAAGACACCAGTTATGCGAGTTGTAGTTAGAAACTCTCAACCCACAGAGGCTAAATATCTCTTAGAAATCACATCAGGAGTAGAAACCATAGATCATGATGAGTTGGCGGTAGCTACTACACTAACAAGCGGAGTGTACAAATTGGTGAATTATAATGGTTTTAAAAATGTTCAGGTGTTTAATCTAAACGGACAAAAAGTTGGGAGTTACACTGCTGATCAGATTGACCTTAGGGAAAGTCCAAATGGCGTGTACTTTGCTATAATAGAGATGAATAATTCAAAACATTGTTTTAAAATCATAAAGTAG
- a CDS encoding carboxypeptidase-like regulatory domain-containing protein, translating into MRIKSSFFLVLVLISSLVYGQNHDKDSIYYEGLIQFTGVVVSNDSVNPVPFAHIIDLSRHSGTTSDFFGYFSFVAHKGDTIRFTSVGYKTSYFHIPDTLSGNKYSLIHVMRMDTILLDEADIYPWPNKEQFAEAFVNTKIPNDDYKRAEANLNDEAMAAYAEQIPMNGSMNFNWSMQQVQNKLYYAGQLPPNNLLNPIAWAKFIKAWKNGDFKRKEDD; encoded by the coding sequence ATGCGTATCAAAAGTAGTTTTTTTTTAGTACTTGTTCTAATAAGTTCACTGGTTTACGGGCAGAACCATGATAAAGACTCCATTTATTATGAGGGTTTGATCCAGTTTACAGGAGTTGTGGTTTCTAACGATAGTGTTAATCCTGTTCCTTTTGCTCATATTATCGATTTAAGTAGACACTCTGGGACTACTTCTGATTTTTTCGGTTACTTCTCTTTTGTGGCGCACAAAGGAGATACCATTCGGTTTACCTCTGTAGGGTACAAAACGTCTTATTTTCATATTCCAGACACCCTTTCTGGCAATAAATACAGTCTTATTCACGTGATGCGAATGGATACCATTCTATTGGATGAAGCCGATATTTATCCATGGCCTAACAAAGAGCAGTTTGCTGAAGCTTTTGTGAATACGAAAATTCCAAATGACGATTATAAGCGTGCAGAAGCGAACTTGAATGATGAAGCGATGGCGGCTTATGCTGAGCAGATCCCAATGAACGGCTCAATGAACTTCAATTGGTCGATGCAACAAGTACAAAACAAACTGTATTATGCGGGGCAATTACCTCCTAATAACCTCCTCAACCCCATTGCATGGGCGAAGTTTATTAAAGCCTGGAAAAATGGAGATTTTAAACGAAAAGAAGACGATTAG
- a CDS encoding glycoside hydrolase family 16 protein gives MWRLIFILFCFCLMAIQVHSQCNGLCDYFKIEPFQMEPCVDTRYVLKFKDEFNGKHINKDVWMLIPWKQGSSINGSEKQINTLDPDNLEVSNGTLKISIQKGKKTRKQVDWEPKDKVMEDSAMNLRVYEYSSSNIWTKQNDFGEGKYEIRFRMDAMDAMWPAFWLYSGDGPTAGGSKWNEFDIFEVFYKKNKWDFTTNVHYDYENDGSNKDNFCPSHEKRKDLDEWHTVTCYFTEQEILIYLDDELMERKLKYRTWTGRPVTCKYPKRKARREMYGWPRESGHMVLNMALRNLHEGIPDGPDDFPCTFEVDYVKYWVLSDQQTK, from the coding sequence ATGTGGCGCTTAATATTTATTCTTTTCTGTTTTTGTTTGATGGCCATTCAAGTGCATTCTCAATGTAATGGTTTGTGCGATTATTTTAAGATTGAACCATTCCAAATGGAGCCTTGTGTTGATACGCGGTATGTCCTAAAATTTAAAGATGAATTTAACGGTAAGCACATCAACAAAGACGTATGGATGCTCATTCCGTGGAAGCAAGGGTCTTCGATTAATGGAAGTGAGAAACAAATTAACACCTTAGATCCTGACAATCTTGAGGTTTCTAATGGCACTTTAAAAATTAGCATTCAAAAAGGGAAAAAAACAAGAAAACAAGTCGACTGGGAACCGAAAGACAAGGTAATGGAAGATAGTGCGATGAATTTGCGAGTGTATGAATATTCCAGCTCAAATATTTGGACCAAACAAAATGATTTTGGTGAGGGAAAATATGAAATCAGGTTTAGAATGGATGCCATGGATGCGATGTGGCCTGCCTTTTGGCTCTACAGTGGAGATGGACCAACCGCTGGAGGCAGCAAGTGGAATGAGTTCGATATTTTTGAGGTTTTTTACAAGAAAAACAAATGGGACTTCACAACCAATGTTCATTACGATTACGAAAATGACGGCTCCAATAAAGACAATTTTTGTCCTTCGCATGAAAAGAGAAAAGACCTGGATGAGTGGCACACCGTTACGTGCTATTTTACAGAACAGGAAATCTTGATTTATTTGGATGATGAGCTGATGGAGAGAAAGTTAAAGTATAGAACCTGGACAGGGCGTCCAGTAACTTGCAAATATCCAAAACGCAAGGCGCGAAGAGAAATGTACGGATGGCCAAGGGAAAGCGGACACATGGTTCTCAATATGGCGCTAAGAAACTTGCACGAAGGAATTCCCGATGGACCTGATGATTTTCCGTGTACGTTTGAGGTAGATTATGTAAAATACTGGGTTCTTTCTGACCAGCAAACGAAATAG
- a CDS encoding TonB-dependent receptor, whose translation MLKGILTIISIFFFQLVFFTQSATLTGTVRNDKGYYVSDANVSIANTKKGTTTDEKGRFSLEVPAGEQLKVVVSSAEYDTHTEFVTLEEGSTEDLIVILMTRMLRPFDATAKDPGTSGMNYYKPVGAQNIPTPIPNIESQLRFSQVGVTQNNELSAGYNVRGGNFDENLIYLNGIEIYRPFLARSGQQEGMSFINPYMVDNILFSAGGFDARYGDKLSSVLDVSYKDPREFAATTVASFLGANVFVQDKPSVRLNYLLGARYQTNAYLFGALDTKGDYKPAFLDLQGMVNYHINENTRLTLFGTYADNKYRIVPENRETNWGSINEALRFTVYYEGQEVTQFRTAMGAASIENRPNDHLKLYFTTSMFRTVESENFDILGEYRLDELERDIGSDDFGEVAYTRGVGGFLEHARNDLDAFVANGYHRGVLDWGEDHKNRLQWGVKYQHEITNDKISEWYMLDSARFNAPHPSDSVGYVDPSAQPYQELHLSYSLKSSNSVSSNRVTGFIQNRKGWEIKTKRQFADSLIDGDSTIVWVDTTFETSQYVNATIGVRAHYWDFNDQTVISPRASINYRPALFFNHNNEMYRRNVTFRFATGFYYQPPFYREIRNLNGEINPEIRAQQSIHFVFGTDYTFFMWDRRFKFTGEAYYKHLSDIIPYEIDNVRIRYYGENNAKGYATGLDFKLNGQFVKGIESYASLSFLRTQEDILDDFYYNYYNSDDELIVPGYTVNNTPVDSERIEPGYIPRPTDQFLNFSLFFQDKMPEEWNTAKIKWSTFKVNLNLMFGSRLPYGPPGDARYNDTIRGTFFRRVDIGFSKDIIGSMTDRTKFSEKSILNHIDKMWVSLEVFNLLDIENTTNYNWITDVSGRRYSIPNTLTTRRINLKLVIQF comes from the coding sequence ATGTTGAAGGGTATACTGACGATCATATCAATTTTCTTTTTTCAGTTGGTATTTTTTACGCAATCTGCTACACTCACAGGTACCGTAAGAAATGACAAGGGGTATTATGTGAGTGATGCCAACGTTTCTATTGCCAACACCAAAAAAGGAACAACTACCGATGAAAAAGGTCGCTTTTCGCTAGAGGTTCCAGCTGGCGAACAACTTAAAGTGGTGGTTTCCTCAGCCGAATATGATACCCATACCGAGTTCGTTACGTTAGAGGAAGGGTCTACAGAAGACTTGATCGTAATCCTCATGACCAGAATGCTGCGCCCTTTTGATGCTACGGCAAAAGACCCGGGTACTTCAGGAATGAACTACTATAAGCCTGTTGGCGCTCAAAACATTCCTACACCCATTCCAAATATTGAAAGTCAGTTAAGGTTTTCGCAGGTAGGAGTAACTCAAAACAATGAGCTATCTGCAGGTTATAACGTAAGGGGAGGAAACTTTGATGAGAACCTCATCTATTTAAACGGTATAGAAATCTACAGGCCATTTTTAGCTCGTTCTGGTCAGCAAGAAGGAATGAGCTTCATCAACCCCTACATGGTAGATAATATTCTCTTCTCAGCAGGAGGTTTTGACGCCAGATATGGAGATAAACTCTCATCCGTTTTAGATGTTTCATACAAAGACCCTCGAGAATTTGCTGCTACTACTGTTGCCAGCTTTCTTGGAGCGAATGTTTTCGTTCAGGACAAACCCTCTGTTCGGCTTAATTATTTGCTAGGGGCACGTTACCAGACTAATGCCTACCTCTTCGGTGCATTAGATACTAAAGGTGATTATAAGCCCGCCTTTCTCGACCTGCAAGGGATGGTCAATTATCATATTAACGAAAATACCCGATTAACGCTTTTTGGAACTTATGCGGATAACAAGTATCGTATTGTTCCTGAGAATCGAGAAACCAATTGGGGAAGTATCAATGAAGCGCTTCGGTTTACTGTCTATTATGAAGGGCAAGAAGTTACTCAATTTCGCACTGCCATGGGTGCTGCTTCTATTGAAAACAGACCAAATGATCACCTCAAACTTTACTTCACAACTTCTATGTTTAGGACCGTGGAATCTGAAAACTTTGACATATTAGGTGAGTATCGATTAGATGAGCTCGAAAGAGATATTGGGAGTGATGATTTTGGTGAAGTTGCCTATACAAGAGGGGTTGGGGGGTTCTTAGAACACGCGAGAAATGATCTGGATGCTTTTGTAGCAAATGGCTACCACAGAGGGGTTTTGGATTGGGGAGAAGATCATAAAAACCGATTGCAGTGGGGAGTTAAATATCAACATGAAATCACCAACGATAAGATCAGCGAGTGGTATATGCTGGATTCGGCCCGTTTCAATGCGCCTCATCCTTCCGATTCAGTGGGATACGTAGACCCCAGTGCTCAACCCTATCAAGAACTTCACCTTAGTTATTCGTTAAAATCTTCCAATAGTGTTTCGAGTAATCGCGTTACCGGGTTTATTCAAAACAGAAAAGGCTGGGAGATCAAAACCAAACGTCAGTTTGCAGACTCCTTGATTGATGGAGACTCCACAATAGTTTGGGTAGACACCACCTTTGAAACAAGTCAATACGTGAATGCTACAATAGGTGTACGGGCACATTATTGGGATTTTAATGATCAAACGGTTATCTCTCCTCGAGCAAGCATTAATTATCGTCCAGCACTGTTTTTCAACCACAATAACGAAATGTATAGAAGGAATGTGACGTTCCGTTTTGCCACAGGCTTCTATTACCAACCACCATTTTATCGTGAAATCAGAAACCTGAATGGTGAAATCAATCCTGAAATAAGAGCTCAACAATCGATTCATTTTGTCTTTGGCACGGATTATACCTTCTTCATGTGGGATAGGAGGTTCAAATTTACTGGAGAGGCCTATTACAAACACTTATCAGATATTATTCCCTACGAAATAGACAATGTAAGAATTCGCTATTATGGAGAAAATAATGCTAAGGGATACGCAACTGGTTTGGACTTCAAATTGAATGGGCAGTTTGTAAAAGGCATTGAATCCTATGCTTCCTTATCCTTTTTAAGAACGCAAGAGGATATTCTAGATGACTTTTACTATAATTACTACAATTCTGATGATGAGTTAATCGTTCCAGGCTATACCGTAAATAATACTCCAGTAGATTCAGAGCGCATTGAACCAGGTTATATCCCAAGACCTACTGACCAATTTTTAAACTTCTCCTTGTTCTTCCAGGATAAAATGCCTGAGGAGTGGAACACAGCAAAAATCAAATGGAGTACGTTTAAGGTTAACTTAAACCTAATGTTTGGTTCAAGGCTGCCTTATGGTCCTCCGGGTGACGCTCGTTACAATGATACGATCAGGGGTACTTTCTTCAGACGGGTGGATATTGGGTTTAGTAAGGATATTATTGGTTCGATGACAGATCGTACGAAATTTAGTGAAAAGTCTATCCTGAATCACATTGATAAAATGTGGGTTTCGCTTGAGGTGTTCAACTTACTAGACATAGAAAACACGACCAATTATAATTGGATCACCGATGTGTCTGGCAGAAGATATTCCATACCCAATACACTGACCACAAGGAGGATTAACTTGAAATTGGTCATACAGTTTTAG
- a CDS encoding PadR family transcriptional regulator, giving the protein MYSSELIKGTLKTIVLNLLKEQGRMYGYEITQRVKELTDEKIQITEGALYPTLHSLEKQGQLKTEKEYIGKRVRKYYSLTEEGKVMADERVNEFADFINTMKFLLDLKGGINNA; this is encoded by the coding sequence ATGTATTCATCAGAACTTATTAAAGGAACCCTAAAAACAATTGTACTGAACCTTCTCAAAGAGCAAGGTAGAATGTACGGATATGAGATCACGCAACGAGTGAAAGAATTAACAGATGAAAAAATTCAAATCACAGAAGGTGCTTTGTATCCTACGTTGCACTCTCTAGAGAAGCAGGGTCAATTGAAAACCGAGAAGGAATATATTGGAAAACGCGTACGAAAATATTATTCCCTCACAGAAGAAGGAAAAGTAATGGCAGATGAACGTGTAAACGAGTTTGCTGATTTTATTAACACTATGAAATTTTTATTGGATCTGAAAGGCGGAATAAACAATGCATAA